A region of the Flavobacteriaceae bacterium MAR_2010_188 genome:
ACATCAATGTTGCCGAGCCAGATGCATTCTACATGAATTCACTAGAAGCTATTTTTGAATGGTTACAACTTTCCGACAAAAAATATAAGGCCGATTTTCTGGTCCATACCGGTGAAAAAATCGTAAAGTTAATTCGGAATAAACCTGCGTTCGTATGCGCTAGTGTTGCGCGTCTTACAGAACAGAAGTTTTATTTTTACAAAGAGTCACCCTATATATTAGAACAGATTCTAATCGCCTTAAAAGAAATAAACGGCGTCTATTTTGTTTTGGGAACGGGAGCGCCAGAATATGAAACGTTTCTGAGGGAGTTTAGCTATAAATACGATAATCTTATTTTCTTTAACGGCCAATCCGAGAAAGTCATCGATTCTATTTACTACGGATCCGATTTATATCTCATGCCAAGTTTGTTTGAACCTTGTGGCATCAGCCAGATGTTGGCTATGAGGAATGGCCAGCCATGTTTTGTACACCACACCGGCGGCTTAATCGATACGGTTGAAGATATGAAGACCGGCTTCGCCTTTGATGGGGAAAACTTTTATGAGAAATCCGATAATTTTGTTGAACGCTTCAAAGAAGTACTCAATATCTTTCAGAACAACAAAAAACTTTGGGATAGCATTATAGAAAACGCAGAAAAAGTTCGCTTTACCTGGAAGAAATCGGTTAAGGATTATTATCGATTACTTTATGAAATTCCTATTGACTAATCAAACGTATAAGCAATACCGTTGGTAAAACGATATTGGGTTTTCGGGGTGTCTCCGATTGGATATTCATCAATAAAATAAGAGAACGTCGATACAAAGGCGAAATTCTTAAATAATGATAGCGATAGCGAAGTCTGGCTAGAAATCCTATAATCCTTAAATTCGCTCAGTTTAGGTTGATAATAGGTTGTGCTTACCAAAGATATCTTGTCGGTAGGATAGAGACTAAACGACAAATAGGCGCTACCTCTAATATCCTTTTGAACTCTTTCTTCAGTAATTTCTTCCGAGGCCTTCTCATATTCATACATCGCCAAAGTCCCCAGATATACACGGTACTTGTCGTTGCTGCTTAATTTAAATCTAGGTCCAATCCCTGCCAGACCGCGGAAATCTAAATATGAAACCGCATCATATTGTCCTTGCAAAAAAGCTTCAAGCTTTACGCGTTCTGCAATTCTATAATTATAACGAAGATGCTGAGTGCCCTGATTTATAAAGGAATTCTCTTCTAATTTTTGGAAATTAAGGTCATTCACAAATAAAAGGAGATGCCGATGGTCATTGTACTGCAGGTGTATATTGTTGGAAATGATAAAAATGTCATTTGTGTTCTTTATAATACTAAGATTTAAACCAGCTGATCCCGACCATTTTGACGAATCAGTTACCTTGCGCAGCGATTCTACATTTATTATTTGGGCACTTAAAAAATTTATAGCGAATAGAATAAAGAAGATTAAGAATTTAGATGTTCTTAAATTAATATTCATTGGTTGGGATATTTGCAGTTATTTGGCAGCTCCTGAAGTTTGAGAAAATTTAGCAGTTTCTTCTAAAATTTCAATACTGGCAAAAATATTAAAATTAGTGGAGATACAGTGATAATCCTTTGTTAAGTGGTTTTAAAAGTACTTATATATTTCGTAAATTAGCATTCCTTAAAATTAAACAATCAAGTTATATGTCGGACAAAGCAACTGTAGAAGTCAATAATAAAAAATACGATTTTCCTGTCATTACAGGGACCGAAAATGAGCAAGCAATAGATATAAAATCCTTTAGAGGAGATACCAATGGTGTTATTACTTTGGACCCAGGTTTTAAAAATACCGGTGCTTGTGAAAGTGCTATAACTTTTTTAGACGGTGAAAAAGGGATTCTAAGATATAGAGGTTATTCTATCGAAGAGCTCGCTGAAAAGGCAAGTTTCCTAGAAGTTTCTTATTTATTGATTTTTGGGGAGCTTCCTACCACCGACCAATTAAATAAATTTCATAAAGACATAAAAGCACAATCTGTTGTTGATGATGACATCAAAAAAATTGTAGATGCTTTTCCTAAGAGTGCTCATCCTATGGGTGTTCTTTCTTCTTTAACAAGTGCGCTAACTGCTTTTAACCCAACTTCGGTTAACGTAGAGTCCGAACAAGAGATGTACAATGCCATCGTTAAGTTACTTGGAAAATTCCCGGTTCTTGTTGCATGGACAATGAGGAAAAAACAAGGGATGCCTTTGGATTATGGGGATAGTACTATGGGTTATGTAGAGAATGTGCTTAAGATGATGTTTAAGAAGCCGAACGAGACTTATGATATGGATCCGATATTAGTTGAAGCGTTAGATAAGCTTTTAATTCTTCATGCTGATCATGAGCAAAATTGCTCTACTTCGACAGTACGGATAGTAGGGTCATCTCATGCTGGGATGTTCGCTTCTATTGCAGCGGGCATTTCTGCACTTTGGGGACCATTGCACGGTGGTGCAAATCAAGCTGTGCTAGAGATGCTGGAAGCCATTAAAGCGGATGGTGGCGATACTAAAAAATATATGTCGAAGGCAAAAGATAAAAATGATCCATTCAGACTTATGGGCTTTGGTCATAGAGTTTATAAAAACTTTGATCCTCGAGCTAAGATTATTAAAAAGGCTGCAGATGAAGTTTTAGGGAATCTAGGAGTTGAAGACCCAATCCTTGACATTGCAAAAGGATTAGAGAAAGAAGCGCTTGAAGATGATTACTTCGTACAAAGAAAATTATACCCTAACGTAGATTTCTATTCAGGAATCATTTACCGAGCTATGGGGATTCCCGTAGAAATGTTTACCGTAATGTTCGCATTAGGGCGTTTACCGGGTTGGATTGCTCAATGGAGAGAAATGAGATTGAATAAAGAACCTATAGGTAGACCAAGACAAGTTTATGTTGGTGAAAATCTTCGCTCTTTTGTGAGTATTGAGAAACGATAAAATTTTGATTACTTTTGAAAAGCTTCAATTAATTGAAGCTTTTTTTTTGACCTTTTATATGCTGAAATTAAATATTACCAACGAAACATCGAGATTGAGGGCAGTGGTTTTAGGAACTGCGGAAAGTGTTGGACCAATCCCGACCTTAGAAGAAGCTTATGATCCTAAGTCAATTGAGCATATTTTGGCGGGTACCTACCCCGAAGAAGAAAATATGGTCAAAGAGTTGACTGCAGTAGAGCAAGTATTGGAAAAATACCAAGTTGAGGTTTTTAGACCGAAAGTCATTCAGGATTATAACCAGATTTTTGCGAGGGATATTGCTTTTGTGGTAGATGACTTTTTTATAAAATCGAACATTTTGCCAGATAGAGATCGTGAGTTAGATGCGATACAATATGTGGTAGACCAAATCGATAAGGAAAAAATTGTAAAGCTTCCAGAAGAATGTCATGTAGAAGGAGGGGACGTCATGCCTTGGTATGATTATATATTTATTGGCACCTATAGTAATGCCGACTATGCCGAAAATATTACCGCAAGGACCAATATTAAGTCGGTAGATGCCATTACGCAACTATTTCCTAAGAAAAAAATTAAATCTTTCGATTTACGAAAGTCTAATACCGATCCATTTACAAACGCTCTTCATTTAGATTGTTGCTTTCAACCAGTCGGCAGAGATAAGGCAATAATCCATGAGAATGGATTCCTAAATAAGAAAGATTATCAATGGCTTGTCAATTTCTTTGGAAAGGAAAACGTTTTTGAAATCACCAAGGATGAAATGTACTATATGAATAGTAACATCTTTTCAATATCCGAAGATATCGTGATTTCAGAGAAAAACTTCATGCGCCTAAATAAATGGTTAAGAAATAATGGAATTACTGTGGAAGAAGTGCCATACGCAGAAATTGCTAAACAAGAAGGCCTTTTACGTTGCAGTACTATGCCCTTAATCAGAGACTAATTTTTCTGATTTTTTATGAAATAATCATTTACCAATTCTATGTAAATACTTTTTGCTTCTTCTTGTGAGATATCCTTAATTTGAAAGAGAGCATTTGTTTTAAAAGCATTGATAATAGCTTCCTTGCTACTTGGTCTGTTGTAGTTGTTAGTAGCTTTTTTATAATAGGCGTAAAGCCTCAACAAGAAGTCAGCTGGTAGTCGCTCGGTGTGATGGTTAATTTTGTCGACTGCCTCTTCAAATTCTTTGTCTAAGGAAGAGTTGATCATTTTCTTTCGGCAATAACCGTGGTACCACCTTTTACTTTCTGATTCAAGCTCACTTTAATATCAGAATCCAATGGTAAAAAGAGATCTACCCGGCTACCAAATTTAATAAAGCCAGAATCCTTACCTTGTATGACTTCCGAACTTACTTTGGCATAGTTAACGATTCTCTTCGCCATGGCGCCTGCGATTTGTCTGTATAATACCTTTCCGAAAGATTCATTTTCAACAACAACGGTCGTTCTTTCATTTTCTTCACTGGCTTTAGGATGCCAGGCGACCAAGTATTTTCCTGGATGATATTTGCTATAGACAACTTTTCCACCAATAGGATACCGAGTTACATGCACATTTATAGGAGACATAAAAACAGAAACTTGTATACGTTTGTCCTTAAAGAATTCGTTTTCTTCAACTTCTTCAATAACGACTACTTTACCATCTACAGGAGAAACCGCATGGTTGTCATGAAGCTGAGTAATACGTCTTGGATTTCGAAAAAATTGAAGCACCAATAAAAAAAGTACAATAATAGCAACCATCAATGCTGTGCGTAACCAAGGGGTATCAATGAAAGAGTCAACCAAAAAAATGGAGGCTACTACGATTACCAAGGTTATGAAAATTATCTTAAATCCTTCTTTATGAAACATCTGACATGAGTTTTAAAAACATATAAATAAATGGTGAAGCAAAGATTATACTATCCAAGCGATCTAATAAACCTCCGTGGCCTGGCATGATAACACCGCTATCCTTAACGTTTGCCTGGCGTTTAAATTTTGATTCTATCAAGTCACCAAGAGTACCAAAAACACTAATAATGATACCTAAAAATAGCCAATGATTAAAGGGAAGCGTTTTTGTGAATTCTGCAATGATTAAACTCGCAATACAAGAGAAAAACAATCCTCCCAAAAAACCTTCAACCGTTTTCTTTGGTGAAATTCTCGGGAACAGCTTTTGTCTTCCGAAATTCTTACCTACAATATAAGCAAACGAATCGTTTGTCCAAACAAGTATAAAAGCACCTAAAATAATCCAAGGTGAGAATTCATTGTTCATAGTAGAAATCGAAACTAAGAAAACGAAGGCGCTAGATACATAAAACGTGGTGATGATGAATCGTTTCGACTGAAATAAAGGAATTGTTTTTAGAGAAAATAAATCCTTGATCAAAAGAAGTTCAACAAATATGGCGATTACGTGAATGATTTGAAGCAAATCCTTCACAATGTAATTAGATTCTGAAAAGAACTGCCAATATCCAAATCCTAAGTAAAGAAAAGTGAAAACAACGTAGGGATAATTTCTTTTTAGTTGGATTAGCCTGTTGAATTCTACTAAACAAACGATTCCAAAAAAATAAAAAAGAATAATAAATGCGTGTAGTGAAAAGAGAGATGCTATTAAAAGGGCGATGTATAGAAAACCAGAAACTGCTCGTATTCGAAGGTCGCTCATCTATAAATCTTCAAGTAAAAGCAAATAAAGGTTTTTAGAACTGCTACCGTAGGTAAGAAAATCTTTGTCCTCTAAAGTCTTGAAGTGCTTAATGGTAGTAATATTTGTTGGTATGCGCTCTTTGTTCTTGCCTTTAATGCCTCTGAGCCCTTCACCAATCGTTTCGGCAAATTGGCTGGTTGTGGCATAAATAATAAAATTATCTGGAAGCTCTTTCAGTTTCTTTTCCGCGATTTGGTTGGAGCAAATTAGTAGAGATCCATCGTCCGAAATTAAGAACTCGCAAGTAGAGAGAAAATAATCAGAGTTATATTCTGTCCGGGTAGTAACAATATTGAAATCTTTAAAAAGTTCTACCAAGCGCTGATCAAATATTAAAGCTTTGGAATTTTGCCACTTATTTTCCGCCAAAATCCTGTCAAAACTTTCTTGCACTTCTTGCATGTTTTCACAATACAAGAACTTACCGCCGTTAGCTTTAAAATTT
Encoded here:
- a CDS encoding Uncharacterised ACR, YkgG family COG1556; this encodes MSLFRKIFGNKTTSEEAIQNEGRGRYMPEVKLPADERFTINFKANGGKFLYCENMQEVQESFDRILAENKWQNSKALIFDQRLVELFKDFNIVTTRTEYNSDYFLSTCEFLISDDGSLLICSNQIAEKKLKELPDNFIIYATTSQFAETIGEGLRGIKGKNKERIPTNITTIKHFKTLEDKDFLTYGSSSKNLYLLLLEDL
- a CDS encoding Acyl-CoA-binding protein, which codes for MINSSLDKEFEEAVDKINHHTERLPADFLLRLYAYYKKATNNYNRPSSKEAIINAFKTNALFQIKDISQEEAKSIYIELVNDYFIKNQKN
- a CDS encoding phosphatidylserine decarboxylase; amino-acid sequence: MFHKEGFKIIFITLVIVVASIFLVDSFIDTPWLRTALMVAIIVLFLLVLQFFRNPRRITQLHDNHAVSPVDGKVVVIEEVEENEFFKDKRIQVSVFMSPINVHVTRYPIGGKVVYSKYHPGKYLVAWHPKASEENERTTVVVENESFGKVLYRQIAGAMAKRIVNYAKVSSEVIQGKDSGFIKFGSRVDLFLPLDSDIKVSLNQKVKGGTTVIAERK
- a CDS encoding citrate synthase — translated: MSDKATVEVNNKKYDFPVITGTENEQAIDIKSFRGDTNGVITLDPGFKNTGACESAITFLDGEKGILRYRGYSIEELAEKASFLEVSYLLIFGELPTTDQLNKFHKDIKAQSVVDDDIKKIVDAFPKSAHPMGVLSSLTSALTAFNPTSVNVESEQEMYNAIVKLLGKFPVLVAWTMRKKQGMPLDYGDSTMGYVENVLKMMFKKPNETYDMDPILVEALDKLLILHADHEQNCSTSTVRIVGSSHAGMFASIAAGISALWGPLHGGANQAVLEMLEAIKADGGDTKKYMSKAKDKNDPFRLMGFGHRVYKNFDPRAKIIKKAADEVLGNLGVEDPILDIAKGLEKEALEDDYFVQRKLYPNVDFYSGIIYRAMGIPVEMFTVMFALGRLPGWIAQWREMRLNKEPIGRPRQVYVGENLRSFVSIEKR
- a CDS encoding phosphatidate cytidylyltransferase, with product MSDLRIRAVSGFLYIALLIASLFSLHAFIILFYFFGIVCLVEFNRLIQLKRNYPYVVFTFLYLGFGYWQFFSESNYIVKDLLQIIHVIAIFVELLLIKDLFSLKTIPLFQSKRFIITTFYVSSAFVFLVSISTMNNEFSPWIILGAFILVWTNDSFAYIVGKNFGRQKLFPRISPKKTVEGFLGGLFFSCIASLIIAEFTKTLPFNHWLFLGIIISVFGTLGDLIESKFKRQANVKDSGVIMPGHGGLLDRLDSIIFASPFIYMFLKLMSDVS
- a CDS encoding N-Dimethylarginine dimethylaminohydrolase, giving the protein MITFEKLQLIEAFFLTFYMLKLNITNETSRLRAVVLGTAESVGPIPTLEEAYDPKSIEHILAGTYPEEENMVKELTAVEQVLEKYQVEVFRPKVIQDYNQIFARDIAFVVDDFFIKSNILPDRDRELDAIQYVVDQIDKEKIVKLPEECHVEGGDVMPWYDYIFIGTYSNADYAENITARTNIKSVDAITQLFPKKKIKSFDLRKSNTDPFTNALHLDCCFQPVGRDKAIIHENGFLNKKDYQWLVNFFGKENVFEITKDEMYYMNSNIFSISEDIVISEKNFMRLNKWLRNNGITVEEVPYAEIAKQEGLLRCSTMPLIRD